A DNA window from Drosophila biarmipes strain raj3 chromosome 2R, RU_DBia_V1.1, whole genome shotgun sequence contains the following coding sequences:
- the LOC108036587 gene encoding very long-chain specific acyl-CoA dehydrogenase, mitochondrial: MWRYTILNSSKLAGNATFCRRVATHSPKLAAEANRKEEKAKASENESFMANIFRGSLVSSQVFPYPDVLTSDQKELTNSLIDPFERFFSDVNDAARNDANAKIDDTTATALWELGAFGIQVPSEFGGLGLNNTQYGRLCAIVGANDLGLGITIGAHQSIGFKGILLYGTPEQKKKYLPKVAAEQVYAAFALTEPSSGSDAGSIRCRAVKSADGKHYVLNGSKIWISNGGIADIMTVFAQTEQVDPKTGEKKDKVTAFIVERSFGGVTSGPSEKKMGIKASNTAEIYFEDVKIPIENVLGQEGDGFKVAMNILNNGRFGMGATLSGTMKKCIEVATDHANSRVQFGQKLKSYGSIQEKLAQMNILQYATESMAFTISQNMDAGSKDYHLEAAISKIYASESAWYVCDEAIQILGGMGYMVDTGLERVLRDLRIFRIFEGTNDILRLFIALTGIQYAGSHLKELQRAFKNPSANLGLIFKEASKRAASTVGLGGTDLSVHVVDELLPYAKKTAHCIDLFGQSVEELLLRYNKNVVNEQILLTRLANAAIDIYSMVVTQSRSSRAVTLNLPTAQHELNMTKALTIQASDRVIKNLQAATSSHHRALNEKMSSIAQIALENGGVNTTGVLEQN, from the coding sequence ATGTGGAGGTATACGATCCTGAACAGCAGCAAGTTGGCAGGAAATGCCACATTCTGCAGGCGAGTGGCGACGCATAGTCCTAAATTGGCGGCGGAGGCCAATCGAAAGGAGGAGAAGGCGAAGGCAAGTGAGAATGAGTCGTTCATGGCCAACATATTCCGGGGGTCGCTGGTGTCGAGCCAAGTGTTCCCCTATCCGGATGTGCTGACCTCGGATCAGAAGGAGCTGACCAATAGCCTGATAGACCCGTTCGAACGCTTCTTCTCCGACGTCAATGACGCCGCGCGTAACGATGCAAATGCCAAGATAGATGACACAACGGCGACGGCTCTCTGGGAACTGGGCGCCTTTGGAATCCAGGTGCCTTCGGAATTCGGAGGCCTGGGTCTGAACAACACCCAGTACGGCAGGCTGTGCGCCATTGTGGGCGCCAATGACCTAGGGCTGGGCATCACGATTGGCGCCCATCAGAGTATCGGTTTCAAGGGCATTCTCCTGTACGGCACCCCGGAGCAAAAGAAGAAGTACCTGCCCAAAGTGGCCGCCGAGCAGGTGTACGCAGCCTTTGCCCTAACGGAGCCTAGTTCCGGTTCAGATGCTGGATCCATTCGCTGCCGCGCTGTAAAGTCGGCCGATGGTAAACACTACGTGCTGAATGGTTCCAAAATTTGGATTTCCAATGGAGGAATCGCCGATATCATGACTGTTTTCGCTCAGACCGAGCAGGTGGACCCCAAGACGGGTGAAAAGAAGGACAAGGTGACGGCCTTCATAGTGGAACGATCCTTTGGGGGCGTTACAAGTGGTCCGTCGGAGAAGAAAATGGGCATCAAGGCATCGAACACGGCTGAAATCTACTTCGAGGATGTGAAAATCCCCATCGAAAATGTGCTTGGCCAGGAGGGTGACGGATTTAAGGTTGCCATGAACATATTGAACAACGGCCGGTTCGGTATGGGAGCCACGCTGTCGGGCACTATGAAGAAGTGCATCGAGGTGGCCACCGACCATGCCAACAGTCGGGTGCAGTTCGGGCAGAAGCTGAAGAGCTATGGATCCATTCAGGAGAAGTTGGCCCAGATGAATATCCTGCAATATGCCACCGAGTCGATGGCGTTCACCATTTCGCAAAACATGGACGCTGGCAGCAAGGACTACCACTTGGAAGCCGCGATCTCCAAGATCTATGCTTCGGAGAGCGCCTGGTACGTGTGCGACGAGGCCATTCAAATTCTGGGCGGTATGGGCTACATGGTGGACACTGGTCTGGAACGAGTGCTGCGAGACTTGCGCATTTTCCGCATCTTCGAGGGCACAAACGACATTCTCCGGCTGTTCATTGCACTGACTGGCATCCAATATGCGGGATCCCATCTCAAGGAGCTGCAGCGTGCTTTTAAGAATCCCTCCGCCAATTTGGGACTGATTTTCAAGGAAGCCTCAAAGCGAGCAGCCTCCACCGTCGGTCTGGGTGGCACCGATCTGAGTGTCCACGTGGTGGATGAACTATTGCCCTACGCGAAGAAAACGGCCCATTGCATTGATCTTTTTGGTCAATCGGTGGAAGAGCTACTGCTGCGATACAACAAAAATGTAGTAAACGAGCAAATTTTGCTCACACGACTGGCGAACGCGGCCATTGATATATACTCTATGGTTGTGACGCAATCACGATCATCTCGCGCTGTCACTCTGAATCTGCCAACTGCACAGCACGAGCTCAACATGACAAAGGCCCTGACCATTCAGGCCTCTGATCGAGTGATTAAGAATCTGCAGGCCGCCACATCCAGCCACCATAGGGCGCTTAACGAGAAAATGTCGTCCATCGCCCAAATCGCTCTGGAGAATGGCGGTGTGAATACGACTGGTGTCTTAGaacaaaattag
- the LOC108036238 gene encoding uncharacterized protein LOC108036238 has product MAYFIGDPMERNYYFRDQVAYTEDHIPVRKLRWCDAPPQLYERTLYAHFRSFGHILEIHITRPGNGAPPFQSGHVIYAQATDAAQALRANGYNVFMVEASDSWEQPDAYGTPRELMLRQESMLFSRLNDDCLGHIVIELGLQDQVRFGRTCPRFRAILERTASRLHSSLDLGEFRTMTVWDMRDFFQMFGLRVQVLHGKFETDHMERFAEFIGEYCVNLKSMQVVCSPQFGLHMHTIFARTHQLVELKLHNCEIADEPLLELQHLVNLKKLNLSWNLLTGRTLDRLPPSIEVLDLNGCQGLETQYIPGFCGNLPNLKELNIQNINTSPRKVFLFLVMENSCPSLEVLRVSAHPWTTYDFVPSLPSLKHLTIYSGVANDGAFRDLLCSRLIGGLVEQKSAQLEQLEMFGFESVPIQQLGQIARLKGLRELIMPDTDFPDALLRHLPNLNRLEKICFRPLSAHENMILYLFLCCSKLNYIRLEKHTHFNINLVGGIVAKVRWEIATNVVQRRLPIELWVSMKNEQINEFKVANPDVVPEDIIQIRCTDDHNLRQDTGIELFEQ; this is encoded by the exons atggcgTATTTTATTGGCGATCCCA tGGAGCGAAACTACTACTTCAGGGACCAAGTTGCCTACACAGAGGATCATATTCCAGTGAGGAAACTACGTTGGTGCGATGCTCCACCGCAG CTTTACGAGAGAACTTTGTACGCCCACTTCAGGTCATTTGGGCACATACTTGAAATCCACATAACTAGGCCCGGAAATGGAGCCCCTCCTTTTCAAAGTGGTCATGTGATCTACGCCCAAGCCACGGATGCAGCCCA AGCTCTGCGAGCCAATGGCTACAATGTGTTCATGGTGGAGGCCAGCGATAGTTGGGAGCAACCTGATGCCTATGGAACTCCTAGGGAACTAATGCTCCGCCAAGAATCGATGCTCTTTTCGAGGCTCAATGACGACTGCCTGGGGCACATAGTGATAGAACTAGGATTGCAAGATCAAGTGCGCTTCGGCAGGACCTGTCCGCGCTTCAGAGCGATCTTGGAGAGAACCGCCTCCAGGCTGCACTCTTCACTGGACTTGGGTGAATTCAGGACCATGACCGTGTGGGACATGCGTGACTTTTTCCAAATGTTCGGCTTACGTGTGCAGGTCCTCCACGGGAAATTTGAAACGGACCACATGGAGCGTTTCGCTGAATTCATAGGGGAATATTGTGTCAATTTGAAGTCCATGCAAGTGGTGTGCAGCCCCCAATTCGGACTCCATATGCACACCATATTCGCCAGGACCCACCAGCTGGTGGAGTTGAAGCTACATAACTGCGAAATAGCGGACGAACCTCTCTTGGAACTGCAACACCTGGTAAACTTGAAGAAATTGAACTTGAGCTGGAACCTACTCACGGGGCGCACTTTGGATAGACTACCGCCCTCCATCGAAGTGTTGGATCTTAATGGTTGCCAGGGCCTAGAAACCCAATACATTCCGGGCTTTTGCGGAAACCTACCCAATCTCAAAGAGCTGAACATACAGAACATTAATACATCGCCCAGAAAGGTTTTTCTCTTCCTGGTAATGGAGAATTCTTGTCCTTCGCTGGAGGTGCTAAGGGTGTCGGCCCATCCATGGACCACTTATGACTTTGTGCCCAGTCTGCCAAGTCTAAAGCACCTGACCATCTACAGTGGTGTCGCAAATGACGGAGCATTCAGGGACTTGTTGTGTAGTCGTCTTATAGGTGGGCTCGTGGAGCAGAAGTCCGCGCAGCTGGAGCAATTGGAAATGTTTGGATTCGAGTCGGTACCCATTCAGCAACTTGGACAAATTGCCAGGCTCAAAGGCCTTCGTGAGCTTATTATGCCAGATACGGATTTTCCCGACGCTTTGCTGAGGCATTTACCAAACCTCAATCGATTGGAAAAGATCTGCTTTAGGCCCTTGAGCGCCCATGAAAACATGATACTATATCTGTTTTTGTGCTGTTCCAAACTGAACTATATTCGCCTGGAAAAACACACCCATTTTAACATCAATCTGGTAGGAGGAATAGTGGCCAAAGTGCGGTGGGAGATAGCCACAAACGTGGTTCAGAGGAGGCTACCTATCGAACTCTGGGTATCTATGAAGAACGAGCAAATAAATGAGTTCAAAGTGGCA AATCCTGACGTTGTGCCTGAAGATATCATTCAAATAAGGTGCACGGACGATCATAACTTGCGCCAAGATACAGGGATAGAACTATTCGAGCAGTGA
- the LOC108036640 gene encoding endophilin-B1 isoform X2, producing MNINLPNFNVKNLVKEAGSTISRVVQLTEEKLGTTERTEYDLHFQNLAERADVTKTWTEKIVRDTESVLIPNPQNRVEDFIFEKIEKSKPKRLSNLEHLALDMIEAGGDFGQDLPYGQALIKAGQAEQKLGQCEHDFIATSGICFTQPLRKFLDGEMKTIGKERGILETKRLDLDACKNRVKKARSMLGQQSAERDLRVAQAEFDRQSEITKLLLDGISTSQASHLRHLHAFIQTQVRYYKQCGDVMEQLQRELANLGGPTPYIPLDVNEASKSNPSSGAAARGPGNNNAANAVGPGHKPSQPLHVSTDQMQRARVLCSYDAKDHTELNLSANEVIFVTECSPVNEDYMYGKQGLMKGLVPRAFVEMLDEEHDVTL from the exons ATGAACATAAATCTGCCGAATTTCAACGTGAAGAACCTGGTGAAGGAGGCGGGCAGCACGATATCGCGAGTGGTGCAG CTCACGGAGGAGAAACTGGGCACCACCGAGCGCACTGAGTACGACTTGCACTTCCAGAATCTCGCCGAGCGGGCGGATGTGACCAAGACATGGACCGAGAAGATTGTGCGGGACACGGAGTCGGTGCTGATACCCAATCCCCAGAACCGGGTGGAGGACTTCATCTTCGAGAAGATTGAGAAGTCGAAGCCTAAGCGACTGAGCAACCTGGAGCACCTGGCCCTAGACATGATCGAGGCAGGCGGGGACTTCGGGCAGGATCTGCCCTACGGCCAGGCGCTTATCAAGGCTGGCCAGGCGGAGCAGAAGCTGGGCCAGTGCGAGCACGACTTTATAGCCACCTCGGGCATTTGCTTCACACAGCCGCTGCGCAAGTTCCTCGACGGCGAGATGAAGACGATCGGCAAGGAGCGCGGCATCCTGGAGACCAAGCGCCTGGACCTCGACGCCTGCAAGAACCGGGTGAAGAAGGCGCGCAGCATGCTGGGCCAGCAGTCG GCGGAGCGCGACTTGCGGGTGGCCCAGGCTGAGTTCGATCGGCAGTCGGAGATAACCAAGCTGCTGCTGGACGGGATCAGCACCTCGCAGGCCTCGCACCTGCGCCACTTGCACGCCTTCATCCAGACGCAGGTGCGCTACTACAAGCAGTGCGGCGATGTCatggagcagctgcagcgtGAGCTGGCCAA CTTGGGAGGCCCCACACCATACATTCCGCTCGACGTGAACGAGGCCAGCAAGTCCAACCCATCGTCCGGAGCCGCGGCCCGTGGTCCTGGCAACAACAATGCCGCCAACGCGGTCGGCCCCGGCCACAAACCCAGTCAGCCCCTGCACGTCAGCACCGATCAAATGCAGCGGGCCCGCGTCCTCTGCTCCTACGATGCCAAGGATCACACCGAGCTCAATTTAAGTGCAAATGAG GTTATCTTCGTCACCGAATGTTCGCCGGTCAACGAGGACTACATGTACGGAAAGCAAGGCCTAATGAAGGGCCTGGTGCCACGAGCTTTTGTGGAAATGCTCGACGAAGAGCACGACGTCACACTCTAA
- the LOC108036640 gene encoding endophilin-B1 isoform X1: MNINLPNFNVKNLVKEAGSTISRVVQLTEEKLGTTERTEYDLHFQNLAERADVTKTWTEKIVRDTESVLIPNPQNRVEDFIFEKIEKSKPKRLSNLEHLALDMIEAGGDFGQDLPYGQALIKAGQAEQKLGQCEHDFIATSGICFTQPLRKFLDGEMKTIGKERGILETKRLDLDACKNRVKKARSMLGQQSKDGISPEAVLEQAERDLRVAQAEFDRQSEITKLLLDGISTSQASHLRHLHAFIQTQVRYYKQCGDVMEQLQRELANLGGPTPYIPLDVNEASKSNPSSGAAARGPGNNNAANAVGPGHKPSQPLHVSTDQMQRARVLCSYDAKDHTELNLSANEVIFVTECSPVNEDYMYGKQGLMKGLVPRAFVEMLDEEHDVTL; encoded by the exons ATGAACATAAATCTGCCGAATTTCAACGTGAAGAACCTGGTGAAGGAGGCGGGCAGCACGATATCGCGAGTGGTGCAG CTCACGGAGGAGAAACTGGGCACCACCGAGCGCACTGAGTACGACTTGCACTTCCAGAATCTCGCCGAGCGGGCGGATGTGACCAAGACATGGACCGAGAAGATTGTGCGGGACACGGAGTCGGTGCTGATACCCAATCCCCAGAACCGGGTGGAGGACTTCATCTTCGAGAAGATTGAGAAGTCGAAGCCTAAGCGACTGAGCAACCTGGAGCACCTGGCCCTAGACATGATCGAGGCAGGCGGGGACTTCGGGCAGGATCTGCCCTACGGCCAGGCGCTTATCAAGGCTGGCCAGGCGGAGCAGAAGCTGGGCCAGTGCGAGCACGACTTTATAGCCACCTCGGGCATTTGCTTCACACAGCCGCTGCGCAAGTTCCTCGACGGCGAGATGAAGACGATCGGCAAGGAGCGCGGCATCCTGGAGACCAAGCGCCTGGACCTCGACGCCTGCAAGAACCGGGTGAAGAAGGCGCGCAGCATGCTGGGCCAGCAGTCG AAAGATGGCATCTCGCCAGAGGCCGTCTTGGAGCAG GCGGAGCGCGACTTGCGGGTGGCCCAGGCTGAGTTCGATCGGCAGTCGGAGATAACCAAGCTGCTGCTGGACGGGATCAGCACCTCGCAGGCCTCGCACCTGCGCCACTTGCACGCCTTCATCCAGACGCAGGTGCGCTACTACAAGCAGTGCGGCGATGTCatggagcagctgcagcgtGAGCTGGCCAA CTTGGGAGGCCCCACACCATACATTCCGCTCGACGTGAACGAGGCCAGCAAGTCCAACCCATCGTCCGGAGCCGCGGCCCGTGGTCCTGGCAACAACAATGCCGCCAACGCGGTCGGCCCCGGCCACAAACCCAGTCAGCCCCTGCACGTCAGCACCGATCAAATGCAGCGGGCCCGCGTCCTCTGCTCCTACGATGCCAAGGATCACACCGAGCTCAATTTAAGTGCAAATGAG GTTATCTTCGTCACCGAATGTTCGCCGGTCAACGAGGACTACATGTACGGAAAGCAAGGCCTAATGAAGGGCCTGGTGCCACGAGCTTTTGTGGAAATGCTCGACGAAGAGCACGACGTCACACTCTAA
- the LOC108036425 gene encoding mediator of RNA polymerase II transcription subunit 16 — protein sequence MTILYKVEGKEFSKDSVFPHKQVLCSVSARNIVAFSALQSRDEVHGGDAGEGSLPGTGLGVGASNSHVYVCDIVTPWEYFKVCSSKSLISVLQWSPNGEQLLLGYVGGRVEIWQTKNQSINLWHLQYHATVPSEDIIEAQFFHNGKGVIFNPQKKDHTYYAEKFERMEQQKPTLSGFGGVPSEGCVLLTSSGLLAAFSLPVLQKTSAGGGVEGTAHEVVELTPTLYSIGISRSFIEHCSMTLSPSGALSVAFSCGWQQQLVQCFRISLSLEGELGLEQHLVIKSESQASIFLGPLDGRRISHLKWTRVANEEVIFIAYACPNGGGSQLEQWTLTRRHQSVHALLQGANSKPNEFVQSESWEQVGKVQLHASLADISITRLSVSAPDCCQVYAILQDNSVQVLEPNTLKQLNHTQFEKVSDASGGVHFVSGDLTPTSQMLLIFDSHAQLHAMQAPLLKQAGSGLLLLEYCIVTGCDASDVLLLNLGNLEALVEKLTDNFTRQPSYVRHYYYANFLALKSNLCRVQQQEFDNLIILHAISTTFKSLLRPSDLGFQDKGPADNLAIKLAESIPDVDTVMLNLDAKDFTVEPVMLQSLQQLIQWVTDLALNMLHRLPEEVMKSKLSGKRPSYDISRDIVAISSLRELLVMIRIWGLLNTQCLPVYTKTMDNIDVLVILFRLLTRLAQNPAEPDEMLLDECSLLSKQLLIPQPTKFNPTTLLSAQGFAAVKSGQLQFTSLVEPLCLQDMETEEVVFARSVKDGVSNLQLGARPSTIRRCARCGFVFVNNANKVAKTSALKAWFSKWLHCHCGGFWKQIH from the coding sequence ATGACGATTTTGTACAAAGTCGAGGGCAAGGAGTTCAGCAAGGACAGTGTTTTCCCGCACAAGCAGGTCCTCTGCTCCGTCTCCGCGCGAAATATTGTGGCGTTCAGCGCCCTGCAGAGCAGGGACGAGGTGCACGGCGGAGATGCCGGCGAAGGATCCCTGCCAGGAACTGGATTGGGTGTGGGCGCCAGCAACAGCCATGTGTACGTGTGCGACATTGTGACGCCCTGGGAGTACTTCAAGGTGTGCTCCTCCAAGTCCCTGATCAGCGTGCTCCAGTGGAGCCCCAACGGGGAGCAACTGCTGCTCGGCTACGTTGGCGGTCGCGTTGAGATCTGGCAGACAAAGAACCAGTCCATCAACCTGTGGCACCTGCAGTATCATGCCACCGTGCCCAGCGAGGACATCATCGAGGCGCAGTTCTTCCACAACGGCAAGGGGGTGATCTTCAATCCGCAGAAAAAGGATCACACCTACTACGCCGAGAAGTTCGAGCGGATGGAGCAGCAGAAGCCTACTCTCAGCGGATTCGGAGGCGTGCCCAGCGAGGGTTGCGTGCTGCTCACTTCCTCCGGTCTGCTGGCTGCTTTCAGTCTGCCAGTGCTACAAAAGACATCCGCCGGCGGAGGAGTAGAAGGCACTGCCCACGAGGTCGTCGAGCTGACGCCTACGCTCTACAGCATTGGCATCTCGCGCAGCTTCATCGAGCACTGCAGCATGACGCTGAGTCCCTCGGGAGCACTGAGTGTGGCCTTTAGCTGCGGCTGGCAGCAACAGTTGGTGCAGTGCTTCAGGATTTCCCTGTCCTTGGAGGGCGAACTGGGTCTGGAGCAGCATTTGGTCATCAAGTCGGAATCGCAGGCCAGCATATTTTTGGGACCCCTTGACGGAAGGCGCATCAGCCACCTGAAGTGGACACGGGTGGCCAACGAGGAGGTGATCTTCATAGCCTATGCGTGTCCGAATGGTGGCGGGAGCCAACTGGAGCAATGGACCCTGACACGCCGGCACCAGAGTGTCCACGCGCTGCTCCAGGGAGCCAACAGCAAGCCCAATGAATTCGTGCAATCGGAAAGCTGGGAACAGGTGGGCAAGGTGCAACTGCATGCCTCTTTGGCAGACATCAGCATAACCCGACTATCGGTCTCCGCGCCGGATTGCTGCCAGGTGTACGCCATTCTCCAGGACAACAGTGTCCAGGTGCTGGAGCCCAACACGCTCAAACAGCTTAATCACACACAGTTCGAAAAGGTATCGGACGCCAGTGGAGGAGTACATTTCGTAAGCGGCGACTTGACGCCCACCAGCCAAATGCTCCTGATCTTCGATAGCCATGCGCAATTGCACGCCATGCAGGCACCTCTGCTGAAGCAAGCAGGATCAGGTTTGCTGCTCCTGGAATATTGCATCGTCACTGGCTGCGATGCTAGCGATGTGCTGCTCCTTAATCTTGGAAACCTGGAGGCACTTGTGGAGAAGCTAACGGACAATTTTACGCGGCAACCTTCGTATGTGCGCCACTACTACTATGCCAATTTTCTGGCCCTCAAATCCAATCTGTGCCGCgtgcagcagcaggagttCGACAATCTGATCATCCTACACGCCATATCCACAACATTCAAGAGTCTTCTTCGACCATCTGATCTGGGCTTTCAGGACAAAGGACCCGCTGATAACTTGGCCATTAAGCTGGCCGAATCCATACCGGATGTGGACACCGTGATGCTCAATCTGGATGCCAAGGACTTTACTGTGGAGCCGGTAATGCTGCAGAGTCTGCAGCAGCTAATCCAGTGGGTCACCGACCTGGCTCTCAACATGCTGCATCGCCTGCCCGAGGAAGTAATGAAGAGCAAGCTGTCCGGGAAGCGGCCCAGCTACGACATCAGTCGGGACATCGTGGCCATCAGCAGTCTGCGCGAGCTTCTGGTTATGATCCGCATCTGGGGTCTGCTGAACACCCAGTGTTTGCCCGTCTATACCAAGACAATGGACAACATCGATGTGCTGGTGATCCTGTTTCGTCTGCTGACTCGCCTGGCTCAGAATCCCGCGGAGCCCGACGAAATGCTGCTGGACGAGTGCAGTCTGCTGTCCAAGCAACTGCTGATTCCGCAGCCCACCAAGTTCAACCCCACCACGCTGCTAAGTGCCCAGGGATTCGCAGCTGTTAAGTCGGGCCAACTGCAGTTCACCTCGCTGGTGGAACCACTTTGTCTGCAGGACATGGAAACGGAGGAGGTGGTATTCGCCCGCTCGGTTAAAGATGGCGTAAGCAACCTTCAGTTGGGCGCACGACCAAGCACCATCCGGAGGTGCGCACGCTGCGGATTCGTTTTTGTCAATAATGCCAACAAGGTGGCCAAGACGTCGGCGCTTAAAGCGTGGTTTAGCAAATGGCTGCACTGCCACTGCGGCGGATTTTGGAAGCAGATTCACTAG
- the LOC108036427 gene encoding uncharacterized protein LOC108036427, with translation MSISAVDRKEQASVGSVLGRRYGQLFHGAKYTDCVFHVCEEQVKCHKLILSTASPVFEAMFFGPMQNNEPEPEIEIHDISSAIFKVLVEYIYTGVVDYNGLELVACIELYYAAEKYLLEELIADTLMAITRKLRFANILPALELSVCMGLDSLLEVCMNFFMRCCVNNGQYMSHLKEHYVHVSKECVKAIIAACKEPHKLLIWYVYEWTRQECEQLGLGPSDADLVVHDLGGEPSDWPVATTVNDLKSPALAPVVSVERCYYKACRPFTVDSESPVFRLRLKCSRFISLMGLVLNSRLTPNRLGHVQQLEYRESLRLDLCEVPAESEGPASEPVWSHVVQGQSTKYNCDLHLGWRREEACVLNPELTYELQIRWDTGAYGAEYPCSLQSCQADGIRFTDEDSFSGSLVKGLRYANLV, from the coding sequence ATGAGCATCTCGGCGGTGGATCGCAAAGAGCAGGCCAGCGTGGGCAGTGTTCTGGGCCGGCGCTACGGCCAGCTGTTCCATGGAGCCAAGTACACGGATTGTGTGTTTCACGTCTGCGAGGAGCAGGTGAAGTGTCACAAGCTTATCCTCAGCACCGCCAGTCCTGTTTTTGAGGCCATGTTCTTTGGTCCCATGCAGAACAACGAGCCAGAGCCGGAAATCGAAATCCACGACATTAGTTCCGCCATCTTTAAGGTGCTGGTGGAGTACATCTACACGGGCGTCGTGGACTACAACGGCCTGGAACTGGTGGCCTGCATTGAGCTGTACTACGCGGCAGAGAAGTATCTGCTGGAGGAGCTGATCGCCGACACGCTGATGGCCATCACCCGCAAGCTGCGCTTCGCGAACATCCTGCCCGCTCTGGAGCTGAGTGTCTGCATGGGCCTGGACAGCCTGCTGGAGGTGTGCATGAACTTCTTCATGCGTTGCTGTGTGAATAATGGTCAGTACATGAGCCATCTGAAGGAGCACTATGTGCACGTGTCCAAGGAGTGCGTCAAGGCCATAATAGCGGCCTGCAAGGAGCCGCACAAGCTGCTCATCTGGTACGTGTACGAGTGGACGCGCCAGGAGTGCGAGCAGTTGGGACTGGGTCCCAGCGATGCGGATCTGGTGGTGCACGATTTGGGTGGTGAACCAAGCGATTGGCCAGTGGCCACGACTGTGAATGATCTAAAATCACCAGCTCTGGCGCCCGTGGTTTCAGTAGAGCGCTGCTACTACAAGGCCTGTCGACCCTTTACAGTGGATTCCGAGTCACCGGTCTTCCGCCTGCGCCTGAAGTGCTCCAGATTCATCTCGCTGATGGGCCTGGTGTTAAACAGTCGGCTGACCCCCAACCGCTTGGGACACGTCCAGCAACTGGAGTACCGGGAATCGCTGCGCCTGGACCTGTGTGAGGTGCCCGCCGAGAGCGAGGGTCCGGCCAGTGAGCCCGTGTGGAGCCATGTCGTCCAGGGCCAGAGCACCAAGTACAACTGTGATCTGCATCTCGGCTGGCGGCGCGAGGAGGCCTGCGTGCTGAATCCTGAGCTGACCTACGAGCTGCAGATACGCTGGGACACTGGTGCCTACGGCGCGGAGTATCCGTGCAGCCTGCAGTCCTGCCAGGCGGACGGAATCCGGTTTACAGACGAGGACAGCTTCAGCGGAAGTCTGGTCAAGGGACTGCGCTACGCCAACCTGGTGTAG
- the LOC108036428 gene encoding divergent protein kinase domain 2A has protein sequence MHLPPGQLKVLLILALLQELQVKPQRELFQELFEKDLQLCPVCFSGQRERCEEVFQKIAEPSDWSRLLKAISLLFDQRAIYFLELKEDQEKTKVVAKRKDIHLQKREAENSRKEFLELEERPGGFHLCRTSSRIPRFVDYLAQRGHASASIWFYMMHYVSPLLMQELYLLQFPVPKTHASCGLTHFQAYAGRTLMHYAEAEENLRLELSRQLLQLALKLTFGFSDFRIYLTDFTADNLAYDDDSKKVVLIDLDSLVLVDAASTSGQAQKYEPLPGEGGFTFDVSAFCSGQQLDANVYQACLLVRDVLLRNTDNERLQMLLEQCVACQDDLCDMRFQQAYDLIKLLES, from the coding sequence ATGCACCTGCCGCCTGGACAACTGAAAGTCCTGCTCATTCTGGCCCTGCTGCAGGAGCTGCAGGTGAAGCCGCAAAGGGAGCTATTCCAGGAGCTCTTCGAGAAGGATCTGCAGTTGTGTCCGGTCTGCTTCTCTGGACAGCGCGAGCGATGCGAGGAGGTGTTCCAGAAAATTGCAGAGCCTTCGGATTGGAGCAGACTTTTGAAAGCCATCTCCCTGCTCTTCGATCAACGGGCGATTTATTTTCTAGAACTGAAGGAGGATCAAGAGAAGACCAAAGTAGTGGCAAAAAGAAAGGACATTCATTTACAGAAACGTGAAGCGGAAAACTCGAGAAAGGAATTCCTAGAGCTGGAGGAGCGACCTGGTGGCTTCCACCTTTGCCGGACTTCTTCCAGAATACCCCGATTCGTTGATTACTTGGCGCAGCGTGGTCATGCCTCCGCCAGTATCTGGTTCTATATGATGCACTACGTCAGTCCGCTGCTAATGCAGGAATTGTATTTGCTCCAGTTTCCAGTGCCCAAGACCCATGCCTCCTGTGGTCTTACGCATTTCCAAGCCTACGCAGGACGTACTTTAATGCACTACGCTGAAGCGGAGGAAAACCTTCGCCTGGAGCTGTCTCGTCAGCTGCTCCAACTCGCCCTTAAGCTGACCTTTGGCTTTTCGGACTTTCGTATCTACCTAACCGATTTCACGGCTGATAATTTAGCCTATGACGACGACAGCAAAAAGGTGGTTCTCATCGATTTGGACTCCTTGGTGCTGGTGGACGCTGCCTCCACTTCAGGACAGGCACAGAAATACGAGCCCCTGCCTGGCGAGGGAGGATTCACCTTTGATGTTTCGGCATTCTGCTCCGGCCAGCAGCTGGATGCAAATGTCTACCAGGCATGCCTTCTTGTAAGGGATGTCTTGCTCAGGAATACAGACAACGAAAGACTCCAAATGCTCTTGGAGCAGTGCGTTGCCTGCCAAGATGACCTCTGTGATATGCGCTTTCAGCAAGCGTACGACTTGATCAAACTGCTGGAAAGCTAG